The following coding sequences lie in one Halalkalicoccus sp. NIPERK01 genomic window:
- a CDS encoding DUF2827 family protein, whose amino-acid sequence YRDFDPQDGGRALLQAVIEHDRNLDDYRAKARMLLAKLDPTSDANVKLYSDAIWNAYHGERGADSVTGALNTPEAA is encoded by the coding sequence CTATCGGGATTTCGATCCGCAGGACGGGGGCCGGGCGCTGCTCCAGGCGGTCATTGAGCACGATCGCAATCTTGACGATTACAGGGCCAAGGCGCGGATGCTGCTGGCCAAGCTTGATCCGACATCGGATGCCAACGTCAAGCTCTACAGCGACGCGATTTGGAATGCGTATCACGGCGAGCGGGGCGCGGACTCCGTGACCGGGGCCCTGAACACGCCGGAGGCGGCGTGA